In the genome of Nitrospira japonica, one region contains:
- a CDS encoding glutamine--tRNA ligase/YqeY domain fusion protein, which yields MTDSTAASNFIRDIVLADRAAGKNGGRVVTRFPPEPNGHLHIGHAKAICLNFGLAQEDPEGICHLRFDDTNPTTEDLSYVQSIEDDVRWLGFDWRGKLFFASDYFEQLYGFAERLITKGLAYVDSLTADEMRSYRGTLTEPGKNSPYRDRSAEDNLKLFRQMRAGEFPDGTHVLRAKIDMASPNMNLRDPVLYRIRHAAHYRTGADWCIYPAYDYAHPLSDAIEGITHSICTLEFEDHRPLYDWVVAEAEPRHRPQQIEFARLNIEHAVMSKRKLLELVERKLVAGWDDPRLPTLKGFRRRGYTPDAIRAFCDHLGVAKRDAVVEMQLLESFIREDLNKRSQRVMAVLKPLKIVIENYPADETEELDAVNNPEDPSTGTRKVPFSKTLYIEQDDFLEEPPKEFFRLAPGREVRLRYAYIIKCVRAVKDPVSGQVTELHCTYDPETKSGAAQAKRKVKATIHWVSAAHAVKADVRLYNPLLTTDLTEVPPDHDWTTYLNPQSLEVLSNCLVEPSLNKVVPGAKFQFERLGYFCADPDSMPGKPVFNRTVSLKDAWARAAKRPGTT from the coding sequence GTGACCGACTCAACCGCCGCCTCCAATTTCATTCGCGACATCGTGTTGGCTGACCGCGCGGCCGGCAAGAATGGCGGTCGCGTCGTCACGCGATTTCCGCCCGAGCCAAACGGCCATCTTCACATCGGCCACGCCAAGGCGATCTGTTTGAACTTTGGGCTGGCGCAAGAGGATCCGGAAGGGATTTGCCACCTCCGGTTCGACGATACCAATCCCACGACTGAAGATCTCTCATACGTACAGTCGATCGAGGACGACGTGCGATGGCTGGGATTCGACTGGCGCGGCAAACTGTTCTTTGCGTCCGACTACTTCGAGCAGCTCTACGGCTTCGCCGAGCGATTGATCACGAAGGGCTTGGCCTATGTCGATAGCCTGACCGCGGATGAAATGCGGAGCTACCGGGGCACCCTGACGGAACCGGGCAAGAATAGCCCCTATCGCGACCGATCCGCCGAGGACAACCTGAAGCTCTTCCGGCAGATGCGGGCGGGAGAATTTCCCGATGGAACGCACGTGCTCCGGGCAAAAATCGACATGGCGTCTCCCAATATGAATCTCCGCGATCCGGTGCTCTACCGTATCAGGCATGCGGCGCACTATCGAACCGGAGCAGACTGGTGCATTTATCCGGCCTACGATTACGCGCATCCGCTGTCCGACGCCATCGAGGGGATCACCCATTCCATCTGTACCTTGGAGTTCGAAGATCATCGCCCGCTCTACGACTGGGTCGTGGCGGAAGCCGAACCTCGGCACCGCCCGCAACAAATCGAGTTCGCCCGGCTGAACATCGAGCACGCGGTCATGAGCAAACGCAAGCTGCTCGAGCTGGTCGAACGGAAGCTGGTTGCCGGCTGGGACGATCCCCGGCTGCCGACCCTCAAGGGCTTTCGCCGGCGCGGCTATACACCGGACGCCATCCGCGCGTTCTGCGACCACCTCGGCGTGGCCAAGCGGGATGCCGTAGTCGAGATGCAATTGCTCGAGTCTTTCATCCGTGAAGATCTGAACAAGCGTTCCCAACGAGTCATGGCGGTTCTGAAGCCGCTGAAAATCGTGATCGAGAACTATCCGGCCGACGAAACGGAAGAGCTCGACGCAGTCAACAATCCGGAAGATCCTTCAACAGGCACCAGGAAGGTTCCATTCTCCAAGACCCTTTATATCGAACAGGACGACTTTCTCGAAGAGCCTCCGAAAGAATTCTTCCGCCTCGCTCCGGGGCGGGAAGTCCGCCTCCGATACGCGTACATCATCAAGTGTGTTCGCGCCGTCAAAGACCCGGTCAGCGGTCAGGTCACCGAATTGCACTGTACGTATGACCCCGAAACCAAGAGCGGAGCTGCGCAGGCCAAGCGAAAGGTGAAAGCGACGATCCACTGGGTGTCGGCTGCGCACGCCGTCAAGGCGGACGTCCGCCTGTACAACCCGTTACTCACGACGGATCTGACCGAAGTTCCTCCCGACCACGACTGGACCACCTATCTCAATCCACAATCCTTGGAAGTCCTGAGCAATTGTCTCGTCGAACCGAGTCTCAACAAAGTTGTCCCCGGGGCCAAGTTCCAGTTCGAACGCTTGGGCTATTTCTGCGCGGATCCGGACTCCATGCCCGGGAAACCGGTCTTCAATCGGACGGTTTCGCTCAAAGACGCCTGGGCACGAGCGGCCAAGCGTCCGGGAACCACATAG
- a CDS encoding PilZ domain-containing protein — translation MIECRQHPRVTVDMQVYFSTTGNKLIREGTMFDLSVGGCAVASTTSVQSGSAVRILIRATDLGSPITIESAAVRWSEHGEFGVEFIGVSDVDHHRLRRLLQATNVSHVQPS, via the coding sequence ATGATTGAATGTCGCCAGCATCCCCGTGTCACCGTCGACATGCAGGTATACTTTTCCACGACCGGCAACAAGCTGATCCGTGAAGGCACCATGTTCGATCTGTCCGTCGGCGGATGCGCAGTCGCCAGCACCACCTCAGTCCAGTCCGGCTCGGCGGTACGGATTCTGATTCGCGCCACGGACTTGGGATCGCCCATCACCATCGAGTCGGCCGCAGTCCGTTGGAGCGAGCACGGAGAATTCGGAGTCGAATTCATCGGGGTTTCTGACGTCGATCATCATCGCCTGCGACGGCTGCTTCAAGCCACCAACGTCAGTCACGTCCAGCCGAGCTGA